In one window of Candidatus Eisenbacteria bacterium DNA:
- a CDS encoding ferrous iron transport protein A, producing MRLNECRPGQIGTIVGTVGNGPLVQRLMEMGVIAGARIRVVRLAPLGDPMEVELHGYRLSIRKAEAGVVEVSI from the coding sequence TTGCGTCTCAATGAATGCCGGCCGGGGCAGATCGGAACCATCGTCGGCACGGTGGGGAACGGGCCGCTCGTCCAGCGGCTGATGGAGATGGGCGTCATCGCGGGAGCAAGGATCCGCGTGGTCCGTCTCGCTCCTCTCGGCGATCCGATGGAGGTCGAACTCCACGGCTATCGGCTCTCCATCCGCAAAGCGGAAGCGGGAGTCGTGGAGGTCTCGATTTGA
- a CDS encoding metal-dependent transcriptional regulator, with product MEAWKEFGLNPVTHSAAHHLVAIEGLVEEFGYARVTDVAERLAITRGSASITIKSLRQRGLVATDPRGFLHLTQEGLRIVRGVRARNSVMQKLFADILGVDEKLASIDACKIEHLISGKTVQRITRLLRFMESDRPEAKKFREALAHFGDHCGQDPGECALCPYDCLAMQAAEMPERSDESNG from the coding sequence ATGGAAGCCTGGAAGGAATTCGGTCTGAACCCGGTGACGCACTCCGCGGCGCACCACCTCGTGGCGATCGAGGGGCTCGTCGAGGAGTTCGGCTACGCGCGCGTCACGGACGTGGCGGAGAGGCTCGCCATCACGAGAGGGAGCGCGTCGATCACGATCAAGAGCCTCCGGCAGCGCGGGCTCGTCGCAACCGACCCGCGCGGTTTTCTCCATCTGACGCAGGAAGGTCTTCGCATCGTGCGCGGCGTTCGCGCCAGAAACTCCGTCATGCAGAAACTATTCGCGGACATCCTCGGCGTGGACGAGAAGCTCGCGTCGATCGACGCGTGCAAGATCGAGCACCTCATCAGCGGGAAGACCGTGCAGCGGATCACGCGTCTTCTCCGGTTCATGGAATCGGACCGCCCCGAGGCGAAGAAGTTCCGCGAGGCGCTCGCGCATTTCGGCGATCACTGCGGGCAAGACCCGGGCGAGTGCGCGCTCTGCCCGTACGATTGCCTCGCCATGCAGGCCGCGGAAATGCCCGAGCGAAGCGATGAGAGCAACGGCTGA